The Acidimicrobiia bacterium genome window below encodes:
- a CDS encoding SGNH/GDSL hydrolase family protein, producing the protein MRGRGAALIGLVLIAAACRPARPPPPPPPTVIVYGDSLTNGSKAFIEAGIAKRRPGWRVVIRSFGGTAICDWLAQMQKDGGLNARVVIVQFSGNALTPCMAASTPAGSPGYLAKYTTDANAAAAIWTARGVKVGFVASPGPFLEPPPLFPAPHVLDGVYSSVAAARAASGVTFSNAPEMALAVADPSVPGQFVFPLRMPCLPHELTLPGCVMDLTDNTLKIQVRDGLPPDAGNPTSRGHFCPIAHASPCPVYASGAFRFGDAIAATASTLMV; encoded by the coding sequence ATGAGAGGGCGGGGAGCAGCGCTGATCGGGCTCGTCCTGATCGCCGCGGCCTGTCGCCCGGCACGCCCACCGCCCCCTCCGCCGCCCACGGTGATCGTCTACGGCGACTCGTTGACCAATGGATCGAAGGCGTTCATCGAAGCGGGAATCGCGAAGCGACGCCCGGGTTGGCGAGTGGTGATCCGCTCCTTCGGAGGGACCGCAATCTGCGACTGGCTCGCGCAGATGCAGAAGGACGGGGGCTTGAACGCGCGAGTCGTGATCGTCCAGTTCTCAGGCAACGCGCTCACCCCGTGCATGGCGGCAAGTACTCCGGCTGGCAGCCCCGGGTATCTGGCCAAGTACACCACCGATGCCAACGCCGCAGCAGCGATCTGGACAGCTCGAGGGGTGAAGGTTGGCTTCGTCGCCAGCCCTGGACCCTTCCTCGAGCCGCCCCCTCTTTTCCCTGCTCCCCACGTCCTAGACGGGGTGTACTCATCGGTCGCCGCCGCGCGCGCCGCGAGTGGCGTGACGTTCTCAAACGCGCCCGAGATGGCGCTGGCGGTCGCTGACCCTTCGGTGCCAGGCCAGTTCGTGTTCCCGCTGCGCATGCCGTGCCTTCCCCATGAGCTCACACTTCCCGGATGCGTGATGGATCTCACCGACAACACGCTCAAGATCCAAGTCCGCGACGGACTCCCACCCGACGCCGGCAACCCGACGTCTCGTGGGCATTTCTGCCCGATCGCGCACGCCTCGCCGTGCCCGGTCTATGCCTCGGGTGCGTTCCGCTTCGGCGACGCGATCGCTGCCACCGCCTCCACCCTCATGGTCTGA
- a CDS encoding S8 family serine peptidase → MSLVAVTEADDGTVDVVTHEAETPAAAEAFVDELEAAGVVLAVETNGLVQAVTTATDPRRADQWALDRVPFEDAWDTAGTLGDGVVVAIVDTGINGVHTDLAGQFVPGVDWVVDGRPGCADAHGHGTHVAGVIAAIENNAIGIAGAAPNVKLMPVRVLGQNGSGLVSDLADGIKWAVDHGADVINLSLGDPAPMPTVQAMVQYARDHGVVVVASAGNCNPQCSSDPEGTPDGPVYPAAYPEAISVAANALADDPAPPEVPPLPLVRAPFSRANGEVDLSAPGSAIWSTYPNNGYIALSGTSMASPYVAAAAALFLAMCPAVRADDTVGAVTLVTSKLTDPLSGAVIDLGLPGRDNSFGFGLIDPNAMLLSGCS, encoded by the coding sequence GTGTCGCTCGTCGCCGTGACCGAGGCCGACGACGGCACGGTCGACGTGGTGACGCACGAGGCCGAAACGCCCGCCGCGGCGGAAGCATTCGTCGATGAGCTCGAGGCCGCCGGCGTCGTGCTTGCCGTGGAGACCAACGGACTCGTTCAGGCCGTCACCACGGCTACTGACCCACGGCGCGCTGACCAGTGGGCGCTCGACCGCGTGCCGTTCGAGGACGCGTGGGACACCGCCGGCACTCTCGGAGACGGGGTAGTAGTCGCCATCGTCGACACTGGCATCAACGGCGTGCATACGGACCTCGCCGGCCAATTCGTGCCGGGCGTCGACTGGGTCGTCGATGGCCGTCCGGGCTGTGCTGACGCGCACGGTCACGGCACGCACGTGGCTGGGGTCATCGCCGCCATCGAAAACAACGCAATCGGCATCGCCGGCGCGGCGCCGAACGTGAAGCTGATGCCGGTTCGAGTGTTGGGTCAGAACGGCTCCGGGCTCGTTTCCGATCTGGCCGACGGCATCAAATGGGCCGTTGATCACGGCGCGGACGTGATCAACCTGAGCTTGGGCGACCCTGCACCGATGCCGACGGTGCAGGCAATGGTGCAGTACGCACGAGACCACGGTGTGGTGGTGGTGGCATCTGCAGGGAACTGCAACCCGCAATGCTCGAGCGACCCCGAGGGGACACCCGACGGCCCCGTGTATCCGGCTGCGTACCCAGAGGCGATCTCGGTAGCCGCCAATGCGCTCGCGGACGATCCCGCCCCTCCGGAGGTTCCGCCGCTGCCTCTCGTGCGGGCACCGTTCTCGAGAGCCAATGGCGAGGTCGACCTGTCTGCACCGGGTTCGGCGATCTGGTCCACGTATCCGAACAATGGGTACATCGCGCTGAGCGGCACGTCGATGGCTTCGCCGTACGTGGCCGCCGCCGCCGCGCTGTTCCTCGCGATGTGCCCGGCAGTGCGAGCCGACGACACGGTCGGAGCGGTCACCCTTGTCACGTCGAAGCTCACCGATCCGTTGAGTGGGGCCGTGATCGATCTCGGTCTCCCTGGGCGCGACAACTCGTTCGGGTTCGGCTTGATCGACCCGAACGCAATGCTGCTTTCCGGCTGCTCGTAG
- a CDS encoding cysteine desulfurase family protein, with translation MHGDPSACLDHAASTPMRPEALAAMAPFLVESFGNPSGGHAGARAAKNALEEAREVVAAFLGARPGEVVITGGGTESDNLALLGAARAARSAGRGDGVVTTQFEHKGVLAPCDRLERDGFRVARVPVTPGGVVDLDALEASLDERTVVVSVMLVNNEVGTVQPLAEVAALVRARAPRAVIHTDAVQGVPWLDVSTETNPADLVSVSAHKFGGPKGTGALVVRGAVAIEPLIEGGGQERGLRAGTVNVAGAAAMAAALRVTHEQRAHEVAAAGRLRDRLIAGIADAVPDAFFNGDPMCKVAGNCHVGFPGVEAETLLVALDRGGVLAAAGSSCSSGATEPSHVLAAMGIARERALASIRLSLGFASTDADVDHALAVIPDAVEQLRQEGRRASTASELAGVANVPAGGADDEGLRRSSSQETKPAESTSVVVPGAERARPR, from the coding sequence GTGCACGGAGACCCCTCGGCCTGTCTCGACCATGCGGCCAGCACCCCGATGCGGCCCGAAGCGTTGGCCGCGATGGCGCCATTCCTCGTCGAGTCCTTTGGCAACCCGTCCGGCGGGCACGCCGGTGCCCGCGCCGCTAAGAACGCGCTCGAGGAAGCCCGCGAGGTCGTCGCGGCGTTCCTCGGCGCGCGGCCAGGTGAGGTCGTCATCACGGGGGGCGGCACCGAGTCCGACAACCTGGCGCTGCTCGGCGCCGCACGCGCGGCTCGGTCAGCGGGGCGAGGTGACGGTGTCGTCACCACGCAGTTCGAGCACAAAGGTGTGCTCGCGCCGTGCGACCGACTGGAGCGCGACGGGTTCCGCGTCGCCCGGGTCCCTGTCACGCCCGGTGGCGTCGTCGACCTGGACGCCCTGGAGGCCTCGCTCGACGAGCGGACCGTCGTGGTGTCGGTGATGCTCGTGAACAACGAGGTGGGCACCGTCCAGCCGCTGGCCGAGGTCGCCGCACTGGTGCGAGCGCGCGCCCCGCGGGCGGTGATCCACACCGACGCGGTGCAGGGCGTGCCGTGGCTCGATGTCTCGACCGAGACCAACCCTGCGGACCTCGTGTCCGTCTCGGCACACAAGTTCGGCGGGCCGAAGGGGACCGGTGCACTCGTCGTGCGGGGCGCGGTGGCGATCGAGCCGCTGATCGAGGGTGGGGGACAAGAGCGTGGGCTGCGCGCTGGGACCGTCAACGTGGCCGGAGCCGCGGCGATGGCGGCCGCGCTGCGCGTCACGCACGAGCAGCGCGCACACGAGGTGGCCGCGGCCGGTCGGTTGCGCGATCGACTCATCGCGGGCATCGCCGACGCGGTGCCCGACGCCTTCTTCAACGGCGACCCCATGTGCAAGGTCGCCGGGAACTGCCACGTCGGCTTCCCTGGCGTCGAGGCCGAGACCTTGCTCGTGGCGCTGGATCGCGGCGGCGTGCTGGCCGCGGCCGGGTCCTCCTGCTCATCCGGTGCGACGGAGCCGTCCCACGTGCTCGCCGCGATGGGTATCGCGCGCGAGCGGGCTCTCGCGTCGATCCGGCTCAGTCTCGGCTTCGCGTCCACCGACGCCGACGTGGACCATGCGCTCGCCGTGATCCCCGACGCGGTCGAGCAACTCCGTCAGGAAGGGCGGCGAGCGAGCACCGCGAGCGAGCTCGCGGGAGTGGCCAACGTCCCGGCGGGCGGCGCCGATGACGAAGGGCTTCGCCGTTCGTCATCACAGGAGACGAAGCCTGCGGAGTCGACCAGCGTTGTGGTCCCCGGCGCCGAGCGAGCCCGACCAAGATGA
- the mnmA gene encoding tRNA 2-thiouridine(34) synthase MnmA, producing the protein MNVLVAMSGGVDSSVAAALLLDAGHDVTGVTLRLWGGNTDSGCCSVGDVEDARRVAAQLGVPHYVFNLTEQFDASVVAPYVEGYAAGRTPNPCVECNRSIKFGVLLGRARALGFDAVATGHHARVRRSSNGRYDLLRGIDSAKDQSYVLYMLGQRELAQVVLPVGDLTKAEVRAHAAALDLRTAHKAESMDVCFVARDERRQFLDVRAPRRPGSVVDTKGHPLGQHDGIAHFTVGQRRGLGVAAGERRYVVDVDAASATVTIGRREDLLRHEIPVREVTWVCSAIDAERDVDVQVRAHGHVARGRVVAPDRVVLHEPQPRVAPGQVVAFYDDDALVGGGIAA; encoded by the coding sequence ATGAACGTGCTCGTCGCCATGAGCGGCGGGGTCGACTCGTCGGTGGCCGCTGCGCTGCTGCTCGACGCCGGCCACGACGTCACCGGCGTGACGCTGCGGCTCTGGGGTGGCAACACCGACTCCGGCTGCTGCAGCGTCGGCGACGTCGAGGACGCCCGCCGCGTCGCCGCGCAGCTGGGCGTCCCACATTACGTGTTCAACCTCACCGAGCAGTTCGACGCCAGTGTCGTGGCCCCGTACGTCGAGGGGTACGCCGCCGGTCGTACGCCGAACCCGTGCGTCGAGTGCAACCGTTCCATCAAGTTCGGAGTGCTTCTGGGTCGAGCACGGGCGCTCGGGTTCGATGCCGTCGCGACGGGGCACCATGCGCGCGTGCGGCGCAGCAGCAACGGGCGGTACGACCTGCTTCGCGGCATCGACTCGGCCAAGGACCAGTCCTACGTGCTCTACATGCTCGGCCAGCGCGAGCTGGCCCAGGTCGTCCTCCCAGTCGGTGACCTCACGAAAGCCGAGGTGCGGGCGCACGCAGCCGCGCTCGATCTGCGCACCGCGCACAAGGCCGAGAGCATGGACGTCTGCTTCGTTGCGCGCGACGAGCGTCGGCAGTTCCTCGATGTGCGCGCACCACGTCGACCCGGCTCGGTCGTCGACACCAAAGGGCACCCCCTCGGGCAGCACGATGGCATCGCGCACTTCACCGTGGGTCAGCGTCGCGGGCTCGGCGTCGCGGCCGGTGAGCGCCGATACGTAGTCGACGTGGACGCGGCGAGTGCGACCGTCACGATCGGCCGTCGCGAGGACCTGTTGCGACACGAGATCCCAGTTCGTGAGGTCACATGGGTCTGTAGTGCCATCGATGCCGAGCGAGACGTCGACGTTCAGGTACGCGCGCACGGTCACGTTGCTCGGGGCAGGGTCGTTGCACCAGACCGCGTCGTGTTGCACGAGCCGCAGCCGCGGGTGGCGCCGGGTCAGGTGGTCGCCTTCTACGACGACGACGCGCTGGTGGGCGGCGGCATCGCCGCGTAG
- the ligA gene encoding NAD-dependent DNA ligase LigA, with product MADPAERIEELRALIEYHNERYFLEDAPEVSDADYDELMRELRELERAHPELVTPESPTQRPGGGASATFAPVRHVSPMLSLDNAFSREELIAWHDRIVKLVPGPIVFDGEPKLDGLAISLLYEAGRLTRAATRGDGITGEDVTPNVATIDSIPERLTGSSIPEQLEVRGEVFMPLKSFEELNRRQGEADDRLFANPRNAAAGSLRQKDARVTTSRDLDFFAYQLGVQRGGPKLRSHHETLAWLGDLGLPVNPHVEQLDHIDAVYEFCAQMLEHRHSFGYEIDGIVVKVDDLAQRDEMGTTSRAPRWAIAYKFPPEEKATLLRGIFVSIGRTGRATPFAQLDPVFVGGSTVGLATLHNQDEVARKDVRPGDTVIVRKAGDVIPEVVGPVLAKRKRGARKWVFPKECPACGAPLVRLEGEADHHCVNVECPEQRVQRIVYFAGRGAMDIEGLGEERVRQFVDAGLLRDTAEIYSLTVEALVPLERMAQKSAENLVAGIEASKARGLARVLVGLNIRHLGPTAAQAVARAMGDLAVIEEASEEALTAVDGVGPVIAQSVQRFFSVKDNRALVKKLRAAGVDLTAPRAAPVAGGPLEGLTFVLTGGLESLSREQAQAEIEARGGKVTSSVSKKTSYVVVGDSPGSKLAKAESLGVTILAEEGFLALLEHGPQE from the coding sequence ATGGCTGATCCCGCGGAGCGCATCGAAGAGCTGCGCGCGCTGATCGAGTACCACAACGAGCGTTACTTCCTCGAAGACGCGCCAGAGGTTTCCGACGCCGACTACGACGAGCTCATGCGCGAGCTCCGCGAGCTCGAGCGCGCCCATCCCGAGCTCGTCACGCCCGAATCACCGACGCAGCGACCCGGTGGCGGTGCCTCCGCCACGTTCGCGCCCGTGCGCCACGTGTCACCGATGCTCTCGCTCGACAACGCCTTCTCACGCGAGGAGCTGATCGCGTGGCACGACCGCATCGTGAAGCTCGTTCCCGGCCCGATCGTGTTCGACGGCGAGCCGAAGCTCGATGGGCTCGCTATCTCGCTGCTGTACGAGGCCGGGCGTCTCACGCGGGCGGCGACGCGCGGCGACGGCATCACGGGAGAGGACGTCACCCCGAACGTCGCCACCATCGACTCCATCCCCGAGCGGCTGACCGGAAGCTCGATTCCTGAGCAGCTGGAGGTGCGTGGCGAGGTGTTCATGCCGCTGAAGTCGTTCGAGGAGCTGAACCGGCGCCAGGGCGAAGCGGATGATCGGCTGTTCGCGAACCCGAGGAACGCGGCGGCCGGGAGCCTGCGCCAGAAGGACGCGCGCGTCACCACCTCCCGCGACCTCGACTTCTTCGCATACCAGCTGGGAGTGCAGCGCGGTGGCCCCAAGCTGCGCTCTCATCACGAGACGCTTGCTTGGCTCGGCGACCTCGGCCTTCCCGTCAATCCCCATGTTGAGCAGCTCGACCACATCGACGCGGTGTACGAGTTCTGTGCGCAGATGCTCGAGCACCGCCATTCCTTCGGTTACGAGATCGATGGCATCGTCGTGAAGGTCGACGATCTCGCGCAACGCGACGAGATGGGGACGACGAGCCGCGCGCCGCGCTGGGCGATCGCGTACAAGTTTCCGCCCGAGGAGAAGGCCACGTTGTTGCGCGGGATCTTCGTCAGCATCGGGCGGACCGGGCGCGCCACACCGTTCGCGCAGCTCGATCCCGTGTTCGTCGGGGGCTCAACGGTCGGGTTGGCCACGCTGCACAACCAGGACGAAGTCGCGCGCAAAGACGTGCGCCCGGGCGACACCGTCATTGTGCGCAAGGCCGGCGACGTGATCCCCGAGGTCGTCGGACCGGTGCTGGCCAAGCGCAAACGGGGCGCGCGCAAGTGGGTCTTCCCGAAAGAGTGCCCGGCCTGCGGTGCTCCCTTGGTGCGTCTCGAAGGCGAAGCCGACCACCACTGCGTGAACGTCGAGTGCCCGGAGCAGCGCGTCCAACGCATCGTGTATTTCGCCGGCCGGGGCGCAATGGACATCGAAGGGCTCGGCGAGGAGCGCGTGCGGCAGTTCGTCGATGCCGGGCTGCTGCGCGACACCGCCGAAATCTACTCACTCACCGTCGAGGCGCTCGTGCCGCTCGAGCGCATGGCGCAGAAGTCGGCCGAGAACCTCGTCGCGGGGATCGAGGCGTCCAAGGCGCGCGGCCTGGCGCGGGTGCTCGTGGGGCTCAACATCCGTCATCTCGGCCCGACGGCTGCGCAGGCCGTCGCACGCGCGATGGGAGACCTGGCCGTGATCGAGGAGGCATCGGAGGAAGCGCTGACGGCAGTCGACGGCGTCGGGCCGGTGATTGCCCAGAGCGTGCAGCGCTTCTTCTCGGTGAAGGACAACCGCGCCCTCGTCAAAAAGCTGCGCGCCGCCGGCGTCGATCTCACGGCACCGCGCGCCGCGCCCGTGGCCGGAGGTCCGTTGGAAGGCCTCACGTTCGTGCTCACCGGAGGGCTCGAGTCCCTCTCGCGCGAGCAGGCACAGGCCGAGATCGAGGCGCGCGGCGGCAAGGTCACGTCGTCGGTGTCGAAGAAGACCAGCTACGTGGTTGTCGGCGACAGCCCCGGGTCGAAGCTCGCCAAGGCCGAGAGCCTCGGCGTGACCATCCTCGCCGAGGAGGGCTTCCTCGCGCTGCTCGAGCACGGCCCCCAGGAGTGA
- a CDS encoding PASTA domain-containing protein, which produces MAHTALVDLVGRVLAGRYRLLAPVGAGGSGRVYLADDVRLRRRVAVKVLHSGLAEDAGFLRRFRAEAQIAAALHHPHVMAVYDWGEDEGVPFMALELLKGGSLRGLLDSGARLTPEQSAHIGRQVAAALRYAHTRGLVHRDVKPANLLFDEHGIVRVADFGLARALAEASWTEPSGTMLGTARYAAPEQAEEGRLDGRADLYALALVLVEACTGVVPVVADTAFGTIRMRATRGIQPPLELGPLAHVLARAGRPDPAERYADASDMGSALARVARQLPPPAPLPIAGLGEGLDDIDPTRIGRSRRGVSSGDSSTDDTVSESAAPLEIIGAESRHAVMRRSAIPVLVGLAIASMLIAPVALFLSTGGATAAVPSLVGLDRTTAARDATDAGLLMKIVERRTSEDPRGLVIEQRPGPGAFLTEGDEITVVVSRGPPPIALPDVAGKPVAEAQATLEQAGFVVSIAREFNEFVAKDIALGTTPVAGKKARPESTITLVVSDGPKPVPVPDVAGKTYDEAVAILASARLGAAREDVFSDTVAAGVVMGTKPAVGQPAARDSVVTIVVSKGPQMVEVPNVVGMTVEAASAALRDLGLSPDVENYSPGATVRAQAPLGGTVVKIGSKVTLFL; this is translated from the coding sequence ATGGCCCACACTGCCCTCGTTGACCTCGTTGGTCGCGTCCTGGCCGGGCGCTACCGCCTCCTCGCCCCCGTAGGAGCCGGCGGGAGCGGCCGTGTCTACCTGGCCGACGACGTCCGCTTGCGGCGCCGCGTCGCGGTCAAGGTCCTGCACAGCGGGCTCGCCGAGGACGCCGGCTTCCTCCGCCGCTTCCGGGCCGAAGCCCAGATCGCGGCGGCGCTGCACCACCCGCACGTGATGGCCGTCTACGACTGGGGCGAAGACGAAGGCGTGCCCTTCATGGCGCTCGAGCTCCTGAAAGGTGGGTCGCTGCGGGGCCTGCTCGACTCGGGCGCCCGCCTGACGCCCGAGCAGTCCGCCCACATCGGCCGTCAGGTGGCCGCCGCGCTGCGCTACGCGCACACGCGCGGTCTGGTGCATCGCGACGTGAAGCCCGCCAACCTGTTGTTCGACGAGCACGGCATCGTGCGCGTGGCCGACTTCGGGCTGGCCCGCGCGCTCGCGGAAGCCTCGTGGACGGAACCGAGCGGCACCATGCTGGGCACCGCCCGTTATGCGGCGCCCGAGCAGGCCGAAGAGGGTCGCCTCGACGGGCGCGCCGACCTCTACGCGCTCGCGCTCGTGCTCGTCGAGGCGTGCACCGGGGTGGTTCCGGTCGTCGCGGACACCGCCTTCGGTACGATCCGGATGCGCGCCACTCGCGGCATCCAGCCTCCGCTGGAGCTCGGGCCGCTCGCGCACGTCCTCGCGCGCGCTGGCCGTCCCGATCCTGCCGAGCGCTACGCCGATGCGTCCGACATGGGCTCCGCGCTCGCGCGCGTCGCGCGACAACTTCCGCCGCCGGCGCCGTTGCCGATCGCCGGGCTCGGCGAGGGTCTCGACGACATCGACCCCACGCGGATCGGGCGCTCCCGCCGCGGCGTGAGCAGCGGCGACTCGTCGACCGACGACACCGTGTCTGAGTCGGCGGCGCCGCTGGAGATCATCGGCGCCGAGTCGCGCCACGCCGTGATGCGCCGCAGCGCGATCCCGGTGCTTGTCGGCCTCGCGATCGCCTCCATGTTGATCGCGCCGGTCGCGCTCTTCCTGTCCACCGGTGGGGCGACTGCTGCGGTGCCGAGCTTGGTCGGCCTCGACCGCACGACCGCTGCCCGCGATGCCACCGACGCGGGCTTGCTCATGAAGATCGTCGAACGGCGTACGTCCGAGGACCCTCGAGGGCTCGTGATCGAGCAACGGCCGGGTCCGGGTGCCTTCCTCACCGAGGGCGACGAGATCACGGTCGTCGTGTCGCGTGGACCGCCACCCATCGCGCTGCCCGACGTCGCCGGGAAGCCGGTTGCCGAGGCCCAAGCCACGCTCGAGCAGGCTGGCTTCGTGGTCTCGATCGCGCGCGAGTTCAACGAGTTCGTGGCCAAGGACATCGCGCTCGGCACGACTCCGGTCGCCGGCAAGAAGGCGCGACCCGAGTCGACGATCACGCTCGTCGTGAGCGACGGTCCGAAGCCGGTGCCGGTGCCCGACGTCGCGGGGAAGACGTACGACGAGGCGGTGGCGATCCTCGCCTCCGCACGCCTCGGCGCGGCGCGCGAGGACGTTTTCAGCGACACGGTGGCGGCGGGCGTCGTCATGGGTACCAAGCCGGCGGTCGGCCAGCCCGCGGCGCGCGACTCCGTGGTCACGATCGTGGTGAGCAAGGGCCCCCAGATGGTGGAGGTGCCCAACGTCGTGGGCATGACGGTCGAGGCTGCGAGCGCGGCGCTGCGCGACCTCGGACTCAGCCCCGACGTCGAGAACTACTCCCCGGGTGCCACCGTGCGCGCCCAGGCCCCGCTTGGCGGCACGGTCGTGAAGATCGGGTCCAAGGTCACCCTCTTCCTATGA
- a CDS encoding SDR family oxidoreductase, translating into MGTLDGRVAIITGAGRGLGREHALLFASEGAKVVVNDLGGDIHGEGEDRAPAQQVADEIHAMGGEAVANTDSVSDWDGAKRLVDLAIETFGDLHVLVNNAGILRDRMLVNMTAEDWDSVIEVHLRGHFCPTRHAAAYWREQVKAEKTVNAAIVNTSSTSGVLGNAGQTNYGAAKAGIATFSSICAMELRRYGVRSNSITPMARTRLTEQTPGMEDMVKAPTDASKFDMWDPANVSPMVAYLSTADCPFTGETFFVEGDRVARYQSYSIAEKITNNGERWSVEQLAKAAKGLEPKKRRGGPDEIGVALKD; encoded by the coding sequence ATGGGAACGCTGGACGGTCGGGTCGCGATCATCACGGGGGCTGGGCGCGGGCTGGGGCGCGAGCACGCGCTGCTGTTCGCGAGCGAGGGTGCCAAGGTCGTGGTGAACGACCTCGGTGGCGACATCCACGGTGAGGGAGAGGATCGAGCGCCGGCGCAGCAGGTGGCCGACGAGATCCATGCCATGGGTGGCGAAGCCGTCGCGAACACCGACAGCGTCTCCGACTGGGACGGCGCCAAGCGCCTCGTCGACCTCGCCATCGAGACGTTCGGCGATCTCCACGTGCTCGTGAACAATGCCGGCATCCTGCGCGACCGGATGCTCGTCAACATGACCGCCGAGGACTGGGACTCGGTCATCGAAGTGCACCTCCGCGGCCACTTCTGCCCGACGCGGCATGCCGCTGCGTACTGGCGCGAGCAGGTCAAGGCCGAGAAGACGGTCAACGCTGCCATCGTGAACACGTCGTCCACGTCGGGCGTGCTGGGGAACGCGGGTCAGACGAACTACGGCGCGGCCAAGGCCGGTATTGCCACGTTCTCGTCGATCTGCGCGATGGAGCTCCGGCGCTATGGCGTGCGTTCGAACTCGATCACTCCGATGGCGCGCACCCGCCTCACCGAGCAAACACCAGGCATGGAAGACATGGTGAAGGCACCGACCGACGCGTCGAAGTTCGACATGTGGGACCCGGCCAACGTGTCGCCGATGGTCGCGTACCTCTCGACGGCCGACTGTCCCTTCACCGGCGAGACGTTCTTCGTGGAAGGCGACCGGGTCGCGCGCTACCAGTCGTATTCGATCGCCGAGAAGATCACGAACAACGGTGAGCGTTGGAGTGTGGAGCAGCTGGCGAAGGCGGCGAAGGGGCTCGAGCCCAAGAAGCGGCGCGGAGGTCCCGACGAGATCGGTGTCGCCCTGAAAGACTGA
- a CDS encoding SCP2 sterol-binding domain-containing protein, with the protein MTKHAFLSDEWFAVVEKLFEEHGAEGPANVDLVTNVVVTDTPFGAERHLHMSSRGGRGHVGIGHAPDGDAIVTTDYETAKEMFTSGDPSAAMQAFMAGKLRIQGDLAKIMATQAAGNPTAANVALLEAIQGITA; encoded by the coding sequence GTGACAAAGCACGCCTTCCTGTCCGACGAGTGGTTCGCAGTGGTCGAGAAGCTGTTCGAAGAGCACGGCGCCGAGGGGCCCGCCAACGTCGATCTCGTCACCAACGTCGTCGTCACCGACACGCCGTTTGGTGCCGAACGTCATCTGCACATGTCGTCGCGCGGCGGGCGCGGCCACGTCGGCATCGGTCACGCGCCCGACGGCGACGCGATCGTCACCACGGACTACGAGACGGCCAAGGAGATGTTCACGTCGGGCGATCCGAGCGCCGCGATGCAGGCGTTCATGGCCGGCAAGCTGCGCATCCAGGGTGATCTCGCCAAGATCATGGCCACGCAAGCGGCCGGCAACCCGACCGCGGCGAACGTGGCGCTCCTCGAAGCGATTCAGGGGATCACGGCCTAG
- the gatC gene encoding Asp-tRNA(Asn)/Glu-tRNA(Gln) amidotransferase subunit GatC: MTSRITRADAEHVARLARLALGDDEIERFIGELAGILEHAEDLAALDLDGVPPTAHPFPLVNVLRADEVGSTLDRDEVLGEAPATEDGRFRVPRILDAP, encoded by the coding sequence GTGACGTCCCGGATCACGCGAGCAGACGCTGAGCACGTGGCCAGGTTGGCTCGCCTCGCACTCGGCGATGACGAGATCGAGCGCTTCATCGGCGAGCTCGCGGGCATCCTCGAGCACGCCGAGGATCTTGCCGCGCTGGATCTCGACGGCGTACCGCCGACCGCGCACCCCTTCCCACTCGTGAACGTGCTGCGCGCCGACGAGGTCGGGTCCACGCTCGACCGCGACGAGGTTCTCGGCGAGGCGCCCGCGACTGAAGACGGCCGGTTCCGAGTCCCTCGCATCCTCGACGCCCCGTGA